Part of the Cyanobacteria bacterium GSL.Bin1 genome, GCCCGTTGTTTTTGATAATTAGCTCCTTCTTTAGTTGTGGCATAAAGCGGTGGTAAACGATTCAAAGCATAAGCTGTAATATTGCCAATATCAATGGATTGGTTACTTGCTACTTCAATTTCAGTTACTAAAGTTAAGGCTTTGCTTAAGACTAACTCCTCCATAACATTAATAAATTGTTTACGATAACTGGCGACAACTGTTCCATTGAGTAAGGCTGTCATGAGTTCATCTAAAGCACTATATTCTTCTGTAGAAAGCTCAGTTGAAGCTTCACAAATTTGAGTAATTTCTCCCTCCATAAGGGGAGTTAGATATCCTTGCTTGAGAGCTTGCTCGACAATGGTTTTAAGTTGCATTACTTTAATTTATTCAATTCCCTTAAAGCGCCAAGGAGAAGGATCAATTGCCTGACCATTCACATATAATCCCCAATGGAGGTGAGGACCTGTAGACGCTCCCGTTGAACCAACTGTACCAATTTTTTGTCCGGCAGTGACTCGCTCTCCTTCTTGCACATTAATATTATTCAGATGAAGGAAAATGCTAAGAACACCTTGACCGTGGTCAATACCAATGGTGTTACCGTGAACATGAAAGCCTTCACTTTCTTTCCCAACAAGGGCGACAGTTCCGTTGGCAGGTGCAACAACAGGTGATCCAGTACCAGCAGCATAATCAACGCCTTTATGGTAATAATCCTCGGCAAACTCTCCATTGTAGTAGCGACGAACGCCAAATACAGTTGAAACCGAACCCCGATTCGGACGAACAAAGGCTCCATTCCAGTATTGTTCTGGAGTAACCAGTTTTTTGAAATCGGCCACTCGATTCAATTCTAATTCCGTTGCCGGGCGATTATTACTACCGGATAACCAAATCCGTTGCGTGGGAAAAGCGCGATCGCGCAACCAAACTAAAAAATTTCTCACCGTCTCTTCGCCACGAATGGTTAACGGCACTTTTCCCGACTGATCGAGAGGAGTCGTTGGAATCAAAGCTCGATATTGATTCTCTCCTACTGCAAATACGGGATAACTTTGATCACCCCAAGTTACTTTTGGCTTGTCTTCATTGGGAGCCGTTTCCATCGTTACAGAAACCGTATCTCCGAGTTGAGGATTATCCGGATTAATTTTGACTTCCAAGGCTTCTGCGGGAAGGCTAAGTGTAAACAAACTGAGTAAGACACCATACCCTTTCATTTGCCAACTCATGATCAGAATTTCTCCTCACTAAAAATAAATATCTGCTTATAAGATAAAGGATTGATCGAAGTATCAATCGCCCCCCTGATTAGAAAGGAGGGCAGACTTGTTTTATGATTTGGGTTTGAGATAAGCTACCGCTTGTCGCCAAACTAGGGTAGATTGGTCATAATGATCGACTAAACATAAACAATATTGGTCTTGCCAAAGCACTTTACCCACAATTAGATCTTCACTGAGGAGTTTGATCTCCACATCTTTCTCTTCTTTAATTAAGTTTTGCACCATCCGGGTACTGGGTAAGCCGGTATCAAATTCTGTCATCGTAACCCCTCATTGAATGCACTATGAAAATCAACTTTACCAAATATCATGGACTTGGGAATGATTTTATTTTGATTGACAATCGTCATGAGCCAACACCCTGTCTCACCTCTGAACAAGCGATGAAACTCTGCGATCGGCATTTCGGAATTGGAGGAGATGGAGTGATTTTTGCCCTTCCTCCCCAAGGGAGGAGTGATTACACCATGCGAATTTATAATTCGGACGGTTCTGAACCAGAAATGTGCGGCAATGGCATTCGTTGCTTAGCTCGTTTTGTGGCGGATTTGGATGGTAAAACAGATACCAAGGAAATTTATAATATTCATACCTTAGCGGGTATCATTCGTCCCCAATTACAAGAAGGGGATAAGGTAAAAGTCAATATGGGTGAACCCTATTTACTGGCTGGAGAAATCCCAACCACTTTAGTTGATCCTCAAGAAAAAGTGATCAATCAATCGTTGGCGGTTGCCGAACAAACTTGGCAAGTGACTTGTGTGAGTATGGGGAATCCGCATTGCATTACTTTTGTTGAGAATGCTGATCAAATTGATTTAGAAAAAATTGGTCCCCAGTTTGAAAATCATTCAGTTTTTCCAAAACGGATTAATACAGAATTTATTGAAGTCCTTCGTCAGGATTATATTAAAATGCGTGTCTGGGAACGCGGTGCTGGCATTACCTTAGCCTGTGGAACGGGTGCTTGTGCATCTGTTGTGGCTGGGGTTTTAACCAATAACTGCGATCGCGCTTCCACTGTCGAACTCCCGGGTGGTTGCTTAGATATTGAATGGTCAGCACAAGATAATCATGTTTATATGACAGGTCCAGCAACAAAAGTTTTTACGGGGGAATTAGAAGTTTGATGATTTGATTTTTCTGGATCAGTCGGTTGAAAATCTGTTCCCTGTTCCCTAATTCCACCGATCAGTTGCTAAATATGCAAATTTTCAAGAATTTCATTCACGATTAAATAACTTTTCTAGCTGACGTTGTACCCAAAGAATCGGGTTTTTATCCAATTCTTGATAATTTAATAATCCTAATTCCCGCAATTGTTGTTGTTGCTGTGATAATTCTTCTTGTGCTTTTCCTAACTCCACAACAATTAACTCATAGAGTTGGGGTTGCTCTTTCAGTAAAGTTGCAAATCCTTCTTTATTAATCGCAAAGAGCGTCGTTTCTGCTCTTGCTCTAACAGTAACGGTTCGCCGTAAGCCCAACATGAGAGAAAGCTCGCCGATAAACTCTCCAGGGGTTAAAACAGTGGGCGCTTGATTCAATTTTTCCACATAATACTCAACTGAACCGGATAAAACAATATAAAACGTATCACCTGGATCCCCTTCTCGATAGAGGATATCCCCCGCTTTAATTCGTTTACGATAGCCAATGTCAATCAGCTTTTTCAGCTCAAATTCGGAACAATTTTGAAAATAACTGACTTTCCTTAATAAATCTCGTAACGCCAGAGGACGAGAGGGGGTTACCGTCTTACCAAGGCGAGGAAAATCAGTGGTCTGGGCTTGGTCTTCTTCTCTTGTCTCTTGAGATGGAGGTTGAAGTTGTTCGGGAACCGAACTCATCTCTTGAGGAAAATAAGTTTGATACCAAACCCCAAGCCGAGGCGTTGCTAATTTAATGCCATACTGCCGTAAATTATATTCAATAATAAAGCGTAAAGAGCTTTCAGTGATGTATTTTTTATCAACTTCTTCCACCCAAACCCAAAGTCGAAAATTGAGAGAATTATCCCCAAAACCGGTAAAATAAACGGAAGCTGGTTTTTCATAAGAAACCGTTTCTTCCATATAAGCAGAATCTAATAAAATCTCTACCACCAAAACCGTATCACTTTCGTGAGCAACACTCACGTCTACCATGGTCCAACCTTTCGATTGTTGATAGGTCCAGTTAATTACTTGATTTTCGACTAAAAAGCGATTGGGAATAATAACATAGCGACCAACAAGCGTGCGAATGACAGTAGAACGCAGGGAAACTTCATCAATATAGCCGGTCATATTGCTCCATTCGATAAAATCACCGGCTTTAATTTTTTGTTCAAAAAGTAAGGTTAAGCCACTGGTAAAATTTTTAGCCACTTCCTGCAAGCCAAAGCCAATGCCAATGCCAATGCCACCGGCCAAAACCGTAAATGAGGAAAGATTAACCCCTATTGCCTGCAAAATGCTGACAAAAACAAACGCGCCGCTACTATAACTAATAATAATAGAAATCGCTTCTCGAGTTCCCAGAGCAATCCCAAGTTTGGGGAGTAAATCATTCCGCAAAAACCGTTTCAGGAGAATCGTCACGCCTAAACTAGCAGCGATCACTAAAAGAATTTTGCCAATGAGTAAAAAAGGAATCGTATCCATTTGACGAAAAAAAAGAGAGAAGAAATGAGCGCCAAATAACATCCCGCCAAAACAATGTATTTTTGGCGGGAAGGTTGTTTAATTTTAATTTAATTGAATGATCTAGATTTGACGAGATGCCATTTTTTCAACATCAGCTTGTGTTTCTTGTAAGAGTTGCTCACGGCTGTCTCTGGCTTGAGTGAGACTTGGGACTAAGTTACGGGCTTGTAAAGCCATATGAAGCTGAAGCTGTGCCACGTAATCACGAACTTGCTCTTGTGTAGAATTTTTTGCTTGTTCCAGTTCCCAGTTCAAGATTTTCTCCTCTCTTTAATCGCAACGGCTAGACTAAGTTCACCGCAAACTGTGTACTCACCTTCTAGAGGTTAGCATCTCCTCCTCAAGATAGGTCATCGAGTTTCACAAAGTGTAATTTTTCGTAAAGTGATGGCAATCTACCGAATTTACAAATCTTGTTGTTTACGTCGTTGATAAGCTTGATAAGAAACATAAGCCTTTTCTGGATCATAAAGATTACACTGATCCACAATTTCTTTCATCATGGCCCAAGAAAACCGTCGTACTTTGAGATATTCCCCCCAGTTTTGTGTCAAACTTTGATGCGCAAGGCGCAAATTATAGGCGGGGATGCCAACCGCAAGATGGTGGGGGATATGGACATTGATATCATGACAGAGTAACTCCACCCAACGAGGATAGCTACAGTGAATCGTTCCACAGAGTTGGGCTTCTACTTCATTCCAAGTGTTCTCAGGACGAAACTGAATCTCTTGGTCAGTATGATGGACTAAGGTAAAGGTGCTCATCCAAAAGTGATAAACCAGCCAAGGCATGAGCCAAAATTTAACGATCCCCCAGACGCCTGCAGTTAAAAATAGAGTGGGAAAGAAAACCAGCGCAAAACTGACAGTGATCACAATTGATGATCTGACTTTTTTCCGTTCGCGAGGCACAACCAGAGAAGGATTAAAGTGAAATCGTCCCCAATGTAAGATAGAGCCGAGCCACCAAAAACGTCCATAGACCAGCTTAATCAACGAACGCACTAATTTAGGCGCTGCTTCATACTCCTCAATCAACCAAGGATGCCAAGCATTATCTACCATCAATTTGTTGGTGTGTTGGTGATGGAGATTGTGCAGAACGCGCCAGCTATGAAAAGGGTAAATCAGAGGCAGTAAGAAAATATGACCGACGATATCATTCACCAAAGGTTTTTTGGCAAAGGAACGATGTCCGCAATCATGGGCAATCACAAACCATCCCGTTAACGCCGTTCCGGTAAAAATCCAGGCAAAGGGGAGAAGAAACCAAGGTGAATAAATAATTGTTCCATACCCGATTCCTGCAGCAATGACACTCATTAAAGCAGATAACCAAGCCTGGCGAGGATTTTTTTGAAAACATTCTTTGGGAATCGTATTGATAATGTCTCGTACTCGGATCTCAGGATGCAGTGCTTGCTGTGTCCTCTGCTTTGGTGCTTCCGATATCGTTTTGGTCATGAAAATATTTTGTAATCTCCGTTGAGTTAATTAATGAACACGATGATAGCGGTTCAATCGCTAAAGATCATCCTAAACTTTAAATTAAAATCACTAAAAAATAATAACTTTGATTAATTAACCGAGTTTAGATGAGTTTTCTTAACGAACCTTTACATTTATAACATGGCAGGGATTGTTCTGTGTGGAAAGCTACAATTTTTTTGAGCGCAAGGAGTCGCAATTTATGGTGGATAAACAAAGACTACGCAAAGAATTATTGAAGACCCGACAAGCCCTCTCCCACGCAGAATGGCACGCCAAAAGCGAGGCGTTATGCGATCAGATTCGTTTTTACTTGGAAAGTACCTCTTCGATTCCTGCAGGAGGAACAATTCTTAGTTACTTTCATTTTCGTCAAGAACCCAATTTAGATCCTCTATTTCAGCTCAATGATTACCGTTGGGGGGTTCCTCGTTGTGTAGACAAAGAACTGAGTTGGCATTTTTGGCAATGGGGAGATCCACTAGTTAAAGGGACATTCGGAATTCGTGAGCCTTCGGAAGAGGCACCACTCTGTCCCCCAGAAAATGTAGATTTAATTTTAGTCCCGGCGGTCGCTTGCGATGCTCAGGGTTATCGTTTGGGTTACGGAGGAGGATTTTATGACCGGTTATTTGAACAACCACAATGGCGACAAATCCCAAAAGTGGGGATTGTCTTCGATGATTTGCTTGTTTCAGAAGTTCCTGCCGATCCGTGGGATATTGCGTTGGATGGTGTATGTACGGACTGGGGATGGCGGGTTAAGCCTCTTGCCCCTTAACTTGCAGAACAACAAGCGTCATATCGTCAATAGAACCTCTTTTCTCGCCAATAAAGGCTTGTACGCTGTCAAAAAGATGCTGGACAATCTGTTCTGGGCTGTAGTGCTGGGTAGCCGTATCATGAAAAGCTTGAATTAAGTTTTCTTCTTCAAAACGTTGTCCTTTGGCATTTACGGCATCAGTGAAACCATCAGTATAGTAAAGGACAGTATCTCCTTCCTCAAGTTGCACCCCTGCTTCGTCGTATTGCGAGTCAGTTTCAAGTCCTACCAACATTCCGAGCGTATCTAAACGGTGAACTGTGTTGGTTTTAGCCTCCCACCTGAGCGGGGGATTATGGGCAGCGTTACTGTAGGATAAATATCGGGTTTTGGGATCATATTGGGAGTAAAACAGGGTGACAAAGCGATGAGAACTTTCTAAATCTTCGTACATGACGCGATTGAGATGTTCAAGGATTTTCGCGGGAGAGTGATGGTTAAGCACTTCGGCGCGCAGCATTCCCCGCGTCATGGTCATGATCAGCCCAGCCGGGACCCCTTTTCCCATCACATCACCAATCACAATACTCCAAGGAACGGTACTCCCCCCATTATCTTCTGCACCTGTGTCAGTTTGGGGTTGGTCGTAGTTAGCGGGAATAAAGTCATAATAGTCGCCGCCAACCCGATTTGCGGTTCGACAATCGGCGGCAATGTCCAGTCCTTGGATTTTGGGGTATTTACGAGGCAAAAGGTGAAATTGAATATCGGTGGCGACTTCTAGCTCGCGATCGAGCTTTTCTTTTTGTCTAACTTCGACGGCAAGATCATTATTAGCAATGGCAACGGCTGCTTGATCGGCAACCAGTTGCACTAATTTTTGACGGTTTAATGTCCACTCATAAGCGCGATCGCGCGTAAAAATATAAACTTTGCCCCGCTCTTTTCCTTTGACTAAAATGGGCGTCCCAAATAATTGAATGTCTTCGGGGAATGCCTTTTGCATCCGTTGATCCAAAGATTGTTTTTCCTCTTGAGATAGGATGACTTTTTTTCCCAGTTCACGAGTAACTTGTGAGAGGCGATAACGAATATCTTTACAGGCTAATCCGCCTTGACAATGAACTTGCTCAACACTGATTTTTCCTTCTCCTTTATACAGTAAAATAGCACTGCCATCGGCATCAGCAACCCGGGCTGCCATTAAGGGGATAATTTCTAAAAATTGATTCAGGTTATTAAAACTGCGGAGAGCAAACCCAAGAGAACTCAAAAGATTTTGAACTTTATTTTGTTCACGCCTCAAATTCGCCACTAATTCTTTCAGTGTAGACACAGGAGTATCTTGCCTGGCAAGTTTGGGTTCAAAGCCATTATTTTGTGAAGAAGGTTGTGGCGCTGGTAAAGCAGTCATAAAATTAGACATTTAATAATGAGCAATTAAAAATTAATAATCGATAATAACTGATTATTATTTATTGTTATCCCGCAACTCCTCATCATCCCCTCATGATCTTTCCCCAATTGTCAGTTATCAAGAGTCAATTGTCAATTATTGACCGCGGCTGGGCTGACCAAAAGACAAATCTGTGATCCCCAAACGTGATCCCCAAAGCTACTTTTTCATCTAATTGAGCGATTCTAAACTCAAAAATAATTAATTATTATTTTTTATTGGTTTAGATGAAAGTAGCCGTTACTCTACCGCTAAATGTTTCTGTCGTCAATCTGAGTTGACGTGAGAGAAGCCTGGCATATGTTGCTAACCCTTAGAAACTTAGCGTTCTATTCAAGAAAGCACTGGTTCTCACCTGGGTTCCGTGACCGTTGGTGAATTAAGCTAAGATGCAATCAGCACTCCCTTAATTTGAATGCTTGTTCTCTCATGCTAGAAAACCTAGAACTGTTTTTCTATCAACTCCAACAATTTGCGGATCAATTAGTTTCTCAGCAGTTAAATCAGCTCAGTCCAATCAGTATCGGTCTGATTTTTATGGCCGGCTTACTCACGAGTCTGACCCCTTGTATGCTGTCTATGTTACCCATAACTATCGGTTATATTGGCAGTGCCGAGACAGAGGGACGTCAAGATGCATTATGGAAGTCA contains:
- a CDS encoding competence protein ComFB, yielding MQLKTIVEQALKQGYLTPLMEGEITQICEASTELSTEEYSALDELMTALLNGTVVASYRKQFINVMEELVLSKALTLVTEIEVASNQSIDIGNITAYALNRLPPLYATTKEGANYQKQRAQNELQELITQRVQEAITHHIKSDKVLGKKPALETDTEQDVVKQISILLQAYAVAYEKE
- a CDS encoding peptidoglycan DD-metalloendopeptidase family protein, which codes for MSWQMKGYGVLLSLFTLSLPAEALEVKINPDNPQLGDTVSVTMETAPNEDKPKVTWGDQSYPVFAVGENQYRALIPTTPLDQSGKVPLTIRGEETVRNFLVWLRDRAFPTQRIWLSGSNNRPATELELNRVADFKKLVTPEQYWNGAFVRPNRGSVSTVFGVRRYYNGEFAEDYYHKGVDYAAGTGSPVVAPANGTVALVGKESEGFHVHGNTIGIDHGQGVLSIFLHLNNINVQEGERVTAGQKIGTVGSTGASTGPHLHWGLYVNGQAIDPSPWRFKGIE
- a CDS encoding RNA-binding protein hfq; translated protein: MTEFDTGLPSTRMVQNLIKEEKDVEIKLLSEDLIVGKVLWQDQYCLCLVDHYDQSTLVWRQAVAYLKPKS
- a CDS encoding diaminopimelate epimerase, with protein sequence MKINFTKYHGLGNDFILIDNRHEPTPCLTSEQAMKLCDRHFGIGGDGVIFALPPQGRSDYTMRIYNSDGSEPEMCGNGIRCLARFVADLDGKTDTKEIYNIHTLAGIIRPQLQEGDKVKVNMGEPYLLAGEIPTTLVDPQEKVINQSLAVAEQTWQVTCVSMGNPHCITFVENADQIDLEKIGPQFENHSVFPKRINTEFIEVLRQDYIKMRVWERGAGITLACGTGACASVVAGVLTNNCDRASTVELPGGCLDIEWSAQDNHVYMTGPATKVFTGELEV
- a CDS encoding mechanosensitive ion channel, which encodes MDTIPFLLIGKILLVIAASLGVTILLKRFLRNDLLPKLGIALGTREAISIIISYSSGAFVFVSILQAIGVNLSSFTVLAGGIGIGIGFGLQEVAKNFTSGLTLLFEQKIKAGDFIEWSNMTGYIDEVSLRSTVIRTLVGRYVIIPNRFLVENQVINWTYQQSKGWTMVDVSVAHESDTVLVVEILLDSAYMEETVSYEKPASVYFTGFGDNSLNFRLWVWVEEVDKKYITESSLRFIIEYNLRQYGIKLATPRLGVWYQTYFPQEMSSVPEQLQPPSQETREEDQAQTTDFPRLGKTVTPSRPLALRDLLRKVSYFQNCSEFELKKLIDIGYRKRIKAGDILYREGDPGDTFYIVLSGSVEYYVEKLNQAPTVLTPGEFIGELSLMLGLRRTVTVRARAETTLFAINKEGFATLLKEQPQLYELIVVELGKAQEELSQQQQQLRELGLLNYQELDKNPILWVQRQLEKLFNRE
- a CDS encoding fatty acid desaturase, which codes for MTKTISEAPKQRTQQALHPEIRVRDIINTIPKECFQKNPRQAWLSALMSVIAAGIGYGTIIYSPWFLLPFAWIFTGTALTGWFVIAHDCGHRSFAKKPLVNDIVGHIFLLPLIYPFHSWRVLHNLHHQHTNKLMVDNAWHPWLIEEYEAAPKLVRSLIKLVYGRFWWLGSILHWGRFHFNPSLVVPRERKKVRSSIVITVSFALVFFPTLFLTAGVWGIVKFWLMPWLVYHFWMSTFTLVHHTDQEIQFRPENTWNEVEAQLCGTIHCSYPRWVELLCHDINVHIPHHLAVGIPAYNLRLAHQSLTQNWGEYLKVRRFSWAMMKEIVDQCNLYDPEKAYVSYQAYQRRKQQDL
- a CDS encoding 5-formyltetrahydrofolate cyclo-ligase; the protein is MVDKQRLRKELLKTRQALSHAEWHAKSEALCDQIRFYLESTSSIPAGGTILSYFHFRQEPNLDPLFQLNDYRWGVPRCVDKELSWHFWQWGDPLVKGTFGIREPSEEAPLCPPENVDLILVPAVACDAQGYRLGYGGGFYDRLFEQPQWRQIPKVGIVFDDLLVSEVPADPWDIALDGVCTDWGWRVKPLAP
- a CDS encoding SpoIIE family protein phosphatase, encoding MTALPAPQPSSQNNGFEPKLARQDTPVSTLKELVANLRREQNKVQNLLSSLGFALRSFNNLNQFLEIIPLMAARVADADGSAILLYKGEGKISVEQVHCQGGLACKDIRYRLSQVTRELGKKVILSQEEKQSLDQRMQKAFPEDIQLFGTPILVKGKERGKVYIFTRDRAYEWTLNRQKLVQLVADQAAVAIANNDLAVEVRQKEKLDRELEVATDIQFHLLPRKYPKIQGLDIAADCRTANRVGGDYYDFIPANYDQPQTDTGAEDNGGSTVPWSIVIGDVMGKGVPAGLIMTMTRGMLRAEVLNHHSPAKILEHLNRVMYEDLESSHRFVTLFYSQYDPKTRYLSYSNAAHNPPLRWEAKTNTVHRLDTLGMLVGLETDSQYDEAGVQLEEGDTVLYYTDGFTDAVNAKGQRFEEENLIQAFHDTATQHYSPEQIVQHLFDSVQAFIGEKRGSIDDMTLVVLQVKGQEA